The Methyloferula stellata AR4 genome includes a window with the following:
- the rlmN gene encoding 23S rRNA (adenine(2503)-C(2))-methyltransferase RlmN has translation MDLIAAPALSTLAPPLQAAGGPSLVGATRADLAEALTGIGVPAREIRMRTAQLWHWIYFRGATSFDEMANVSKYLRAKLAEHFSLARPEVAAEQISADGTRKWLIRFAPRDGEAKGAEVECVYIPESDRGTLCVSSQVGCTLTCSFCHTGTQHLVRNLTTQEIVAQAVVARDRIGDFPGLKAPENGLLPAEGSRFVSNIVFMGMGEPLYNFDHVRDAVSVLADGEGLSLSKRRITVSTAGVVPQIGPLGSEAGAMLAISLHAVRDELRDTLVPLNRKYPLKVLLDACKNYPGASNARRITFEYVMLKGINDSPAEARELVRLLKGIPAKINLIPFNPWPGAPYECSDWERIEKFSDIVFNAGYASPVRTPRGRDILAACGQLKSETEKLRARARLASD, from the coding sequence ATGGACCTCATAGCCGCCCCCGCCCTTTCGACACTCGCTCCGCCGCTTCAGGCGGCGGGCGGACCGTCGCTCGTGGGCGCAACGCGGGCGGACCTCGCCGAGGCGCTGACCGGCATTGGCGTACCGGCGCGCGAAATCCGCATGCGCACCGCGCAGCTTTGGCATTGGATCTATTTCCGCGGCGCCACCTCGTTCGACGAGATGGCAAACGTCAGCAAGTATTTGCGGGCCAAGCTTGCCGAGCATTTCAGCCTGGCGCGGCCGGAAGTCGCCGCCGAGCAGATATCGGCCGACGGCACGCGCAAATGGCTCATTCGCTTTGCCCCGCGCGACGGCGAAGCCAAAGGCGCGGAAGTCGAATGCGTCTATATTCCGGAGAGCGACCGCGGCACGCTTTGCGTCTCGAGCCAGGTCGGCTGCACCTTGACCTGCAGCTTTTGCCATACAGGCACGCAACATCTCGTCCGAAACCTCACGACGCAGGAAATCGTCGCGCAAGCCGTCGTCGCACGCGACCGGATCGGCGATTTTCCCGGGCTTAAGGCACCCGAGAACGGGCTTTTGCCCGCCGAGGGTTCGCGCTTCGTGTCGAACATCGTTTTCATGGGCATGGGCGAGCCGCTTTATAATTTCGATCATGTGCGCGACGCGGTTTCAGTGCTTGCCGACGGCGAGGGTCTTTCTCTCTCCAAGCGCCGTATCACCGTCTCGACGGCGGGCGTCGTGCCGCAGATCGGACCACTTGGCAGCGAGGCAGGCGCGATGCTTGCCATCTCGCTGCATGCCGTGCGCGACGAGTTGCGCGACACGCTCGTTCCGCTCAACCGGAAATATCCGCTGAAAGTGCTGCTCGACGCCTGCAAAAACTATCCCGGCGCCTCGAACGCGCGGCGCATCACATTCGAATATGTGATGCTGAAAGGCATCAACGATTCGCCCGCCGAGGCGCGCGAATTGGTGCGGCTCTTGAAGGGCATTCCGGCCAAGATCAATCTGATCCCATTCAATCCCTGGCCCGGCGCGCCTTACGAATGTTCGGATTGGGAACGCATAGAGAAATTTTCCGACATCGTCTTCAACGCCGGCTATGCGAGCCCTGTGCGCACGCCGCGCGGCCGCGATATTCTGGCCGCTTGCGGCCAATTGAAGAGCGAGACGGAAAAGCTGCGCGCGCGGGCAAGATTGGCGTCGGATTAG
- a CDS encoding universal stress protein translates to MKAILIPVEDHSSMDAVMSCALMLARKFGSYMEGAALGPDFTELAASDFSFSGMIFDEKTRRELLDDARRKFETFMEAQGVGRQGEPGAVCSFGWMGPVLVTDKGLGEYGRVFDLIAVGKPDNSVNAPRRQTFESALFESGRPVLIVPPLVPQTLGDCIAIAWNGSSETARSVAFAMPLLTRARDVPVFNVPHSRLLGPTADDLTRSLRRHGVPARTVMMGDTAKAPGAALLEKAKMLGADLLIKGGYTQSRLRELIFGSVTSEILAEADLPVLMAH, encoded by the coding sequence ATGAAAGCAATCCTGATCCCGGTTGAAGACCATAGCTCGATGGATGCGGTCATGAGCTGCGCCTTGATGCTCGCGCGTAAATTCGGCTCCTATATGGAAGGCGCCGCGCTGGGACCGGATTTCACCGAGCTCGCCGCGTCGGATTTCTCCTTTAGCGGCATGATTTTCGATGAAAAGACGCGCCGTGAGCTTCTCGACGACGCGCGGCGGAAATTCGAAACCTTCATGGAGGCGCAAGGCGTGGGGCGGCAGGGCGAGCCGGGAGCCGTCTGCAGCTTCGGCTGGATGGGGCCGGTGCTCGTAACCGATAAGGGCCTCGGCGAATATGGCCGCGTCTTCGACCTGATCGCGGTCGGAAAGCCGGACAATAGCGTGAATGCGCCGCGGCGGCAGACCTTCGAATCGGCGCTTTTCGAAAGCGGCCGGCCGGTCCTGATCGTGCCGCCGCTTGTGCCGCAGACACTCGGCGATTGCATCGCAATCGCCTGGAACGGCAGTTCCGAGACGGCGCGCAGCGTCGCCTTTGCCATGCCGCTTCTCACTCGCGCGCGGGACGTGCCGGTTTTCAATGTCCCGCATTCGCGCCTGTTAGGTCCGACTGCCGACGATCTCACGCGGAGCCTGCGGCGTCACGGCGTACCGGCGCGGACCGTGATGATGGGCGATACGGCGAAAGCGCCCGGCGCCGCGCTCCTCGAAAAAGCGAAAATGCTCGGCGCCGATCTTCTCATCAAGGGCGGCTATACGCAGAGCCGGTTGCGGGAGCTGATCTTCGGCAGCGTGACGAGCGAGATCCTGGCCGAGGCCGATCTGCCGGTCCTCATGGCGCATTGA
- a CDS encoding TonB-dependent receptor: MPATSAAVGFCSLMLGEGFAHAQQAAPATETITLEQIDINGGEGGGSPYNPRQSQITRLPTPILDTPQTITVIPQQVIQDQHTSTLVEALHNVPGISFLGGEGGTQGDNINIRGYSARNDFYRDGIRDPGWYTRDTFSVESVEVLKGPSSFLFGRGSTGGVVNMTSKLAEFRDFTTIETSGYTSPGVRSTVDVNHTWGDVAGRVVFLGNATDVAGRDFISTKREGVAPSLKINMSPDTRVTTSYIYQHDYNVPDYGIPLLPGSYFGTPWGQPTPVPRNTYYGQQHPGFADYEEVSVHIGTVKFEHDFNKDWQITNETRYSDVDRHVRVRGTQINYTTGTSIATNIYNAPTGGALVPTPLPGSNLYGLYVNNANFFQNHTQNSLITNQSDLVGHFNTLGFQHTANAGLELDQETRDQFRTTIGATSDRVNVGDPNPYTILPGTIPGTSSDQYDLGRTVGIYAGDQVKFNKYFEIMAGLRYDDLRVWQNYGNVNTWTGGFTGLINAGTPYNVVNKVHYVSWRTGAIFHPVENSSIYFMYGTSFDPTSEFLTISGGTQNNAPTTNETYEVGGKYDLNDGRLSLTGALFKITQQNAVEAIDQANGIYAQVGTTRVQGGELGIAGKVTEQWSLFGGYTYMDGRVIGSAINPATGVAVSHPGNKLQDVPRDTITMSTTYAIWPNFTVGSSVYYTSDRYTNTTNNGRVPGYWRWDTMASYKFTQNFSMQLNIQNMLDTKNFETLSGFGAAQPGTGRAAIITAKYTF, translated from the coding sequence GTGCCGGCGACGAGCGCCGCGGTTGGATTCTGTTCCTTGATGCTGGGCGAGGGTTTCGCGCATGCGCAACAAGCCGCGCCCGCTACGGAAACCATCACGCTCGAGCAGATCGATATTAATGGCGGCGAAGGCGGCGGCAGTCCTTATAATCCGCGCCAAAGCCAAATAACGCGCCTGCCGACACCGATCCTCGACACGCCGCAAACGATTACTGTCATTCCGCAACAGGTCATCCAAGATCAGCACACGTCGACATTGGTTGAAGCCCTGCACAATGTGCCGGGCATTTCCTTCCTCGGCGGCGAAGGCGGAACGCAAGGCGACAACATCAATATCCGCGGCTATTCAGCCCGCAACGATTTCTATCGCGACGGCATTCGCGATCCGGGCTGGTACACCCGCGACACCTTCTCTGTCGAAAGCGTCGAAGTCCTCAAAGGTCCGTCGTCGTTTCTGTTCGGCCGCGGCTCGACCGGCGGCGTCGTCAATATGACGAGCAAACTGGCGGAGTTTCGCGATTTCACGACCATTGAAACCTCAGGCTATACGTCGCCCGGCGTCCGTTCGACGGTGGACGTCAACCACACCTGGGGCGACGTCGCCGGCCGTGTCGTCTTCCTCGGCAATGCCACCGATGTTGCCGGCCGCGACTTCATCAGCACCAAGCGCGAGGGCGTCGCGCCGTCGTTGAAGATCAACATGTCACCCGACACGCGCGTGACGACAAGCTATATTTACCAGCATGATTACAATGTGCCTGACTATGGCATCCCGCTGCTGCCGGGCTCCTATTTCGGGACACCCTGGGGACAGCCTACTCCGGTTCCGCGCAACACATATTACGGGCAGCAGCATCCTGGCTTTGCCGATTATGAGGAGGTCAGTGTCCACATCGGCACGGTGAAATTCGAGCACGACTTCAACAAGGATTGGCAGATCACCAACGAAACCCGCTATTCCGACGTCGATCGTCACGTGCGCGTGCGCGGCACGCAGATCAACTATACGACAGGGACGTCAATCGCGACCAATATCTATAATGCGCCGACCGGCGGAGCACTCGTGCCCACGCCCCTCCCTGGCTCAAATCTCTATGGTCTCTACGTCAACAACGCCAACTTCTTCCAGAACCACACTCAGAATTCGCTGATCACCAACCAAAGCGACCTCGTCGGCCACTTCAATACGCTCGGGTTCCAGCATACGGCCAATGCCGGCCTCGAACTCGACCAGGAAACGCGCGATCAGTTCAGGACGACCATCGGCGCCACATCCGACCGCGTCAATGTCGGCGATCCGAATCCCTATACGATCTTGCCTGGGACGATTCCGGGCACCAGTTCCGATCAATATGATCTCGGAAGAACAGTCGGTATCTATGCCGGCGACCAAGTAAAGTTCAATAAATACTTCGAGATCATGGCCGGCCTGCGCTACGACGATTTGCGGGTCTGGCAGAACTATGGAAACGTGAACACCTGGACAGGCGGCTTTACAGGCCTCATCAATGCAGGAACGCCTTATAACGTCGTTAATAAGGTGCATTACGTGAGCTGGCGCACCGGCGCTATTTTCCACCCGGTGGAAAACAGCAGCATTTACTTCATGTATGGAACTTCGTTCGACCCAACGAGCGAATTCCTCACCATCAGCGGCGGCACGCAAAACAACGCGCCGACCACCAACGAAACCTATGAGGTCGGCGGCAAATATGACCTGAACGACGGCAGGCTCAGCCTCACCGGCGCTTTGTTCAAGATCACCCAGCAGAACGCGGTCGAAGCGATCGACCAGGCCAACGGCATTTACGCGCAGGTTGGAACGACCCGTGTCCAGGGCGGCGAATTGGGCATCGCCGGCAAAGTCACCGAGCAATGGAGCCTTTTCGGCGGCTATACTTATATGGACGGTCGCGTCATCGGCAGTGCAATCAACCCGGCGACCGGCGTCGCTGTTAGCCATCCGGGTAATAAGTTGCAGGACGTGCCGCGCGATACGATCACCATGTCGACGACCTATGCCATCTGGCCCAATTTCACGGTTGGGAGCAGCGTCTATTACACAAGCGATCGCTATACGAATACGACCAATAACGGGCGCGTGCCGGGCTATTGGCGCTGGGACACGATGGCGAGCTACAAGTTCACGCAGAATTTCTCGATGCAACTCAACATCCAGAACATGCTGGATACGAAGAACTTCGAGACACTGTCTGGATTTGGCGCGGCGCAGCCCGGAACCGGCCGGGCCGCGATCATCACGGCCAAATATACGTTCTGA
- a CDS encoding PepSY-associated TM helix domain-containing protein, giving the protein MTLRLFWRRFHLWTGVACGLFLVTMALSGTVLLFGAKLDRVLHPGLYAVTGPAAAQPADVYLAKAKAAVPNGEPTQLRWPEEAGFPLTVLMRLTDRAGRQGAPHANAPEQAASEHRADRNASPRGGAEPGVPAGRPRITMVYLDPPTGEVLGTADPRASVVGWFRSLHEDLLIPAFGGRSIVGWDGVGLFVLCLTGLYLWWPRGASLLRALGWRRGPAISINLHHRVGFWIVVPLAVMAFTGIFQAFQPQGRAFIGLFAPTTPQQMLQRARGGAPLPKPNLEPQQVLDTVLSNGGSMHPVLLALPSEPDKTWRVQVSGADGDAKTVLVEDATKAVSTPQALQGDAFLAFMRRIHDGTHDGPIWNVIVLLAGLSPPLLFVTGIMMWLRRRRNESRGAANRATDEPIASISTRALDQDHIAA; this is encoded by the coding sequence ATGACTCTCCGCCTTTTCTGGCGCCGGTTTCACCTCTGGACCGGCGTGGCCTGCGGGCTTTTTCTTGTGACCATGGCGCTTTCAGGTACGGTTTTGCTGTTTGGCGCGAAACTGGATCGGGTTCTCCATCCCGGGCTTTATGCAGTCACTGGCCCTGCGGCGGCGCAGCCGGCCGATGTCTATTTGGCTAAGGCCAAAGCGGCTGTGCCCAATGGTGAGCCGACGCAATTACGCTGGCCGGAGGAAGCAGGCTTCCCGCTGACAGTCCTCATGCGGCTGACCGACAGGGCGGGCCGGCAAGGCGCGCCGCACGCCAATGCGCCCGAACAAGCTGCGTCAGAACATCGTGCCGACCGCAATGCATCGCCGCGTGGCGGAGCCGAGCCGGGGGTGCCCGCTGGAAGGCCGCGCATCACCATGGTCTATCTCGACCCGCCGACAGGCGAGGTTTTGGGGACGGCCGACCCGCGCGCATCCGTCGTCGGCTGGTTCCGGTCCCTGCATGAGGATTTGCTTATCCCTGCATTTGGCGGGCGCTCGATCGTCGGCTGGGACGGGGTAGGACTTTTCGTCCTGTGCCTGACGGGCCTTTATCTCTGGTGGCCGCGCGGGGCGTCTCTTCTACGGGCCCTGGGGTGGCGGCGCGGACCCGCGATCAGCATCAACCTTCACCATCGCGTCGGGTTTTGGATCGTAGTGCCTTTGGCGGTCATGGCCTTCACCGGCATATTTCAAGCGTTTCAACCGCAAGGCCGCGCTTTCATCGGTCTCTTCGCACCGACCACGCCGCAGCAGATGTTGCAGCGGGCGCGTGGCGGCGCGCCTTTGCCGAAACCCAATCTCGAGCCGCAGCAGGTGCTCGATACGGTTCTCTCTAATGGCGGCTCCATGCACCCGGTCCTTCTCGCTTTGCCGAGCGAGCCGGATAAGACATGGCGGGTGCAAGTGTCAGGTGCCGACGGCGACGCGAAAACGGTTCTGGTCGAGGATGCGACCAAGGCCGTCTCTACCCCTCAAGCTTTGCAAGGCGACGCGTTCCTGGCCTTCATGCGCCGCATTCATGACGGAACTCACGATGGTCCGATCTGGAATGTCATCGTCCTTCTCGCCGGATTGTCGCCGCCGCTCCTTTTCGTGACGGGCATCATGATGTGGTTGCGCCGCCGCCGCAACGAATCGCGCGGTGCGGCCAATCGGGCGACGGATGAACCCATCGCCTCGATATCGACACGAGCCTTGGATCAAGATCATATCGCGGCATAA
- a CDS encoding Fe2+-dependent dioxygenase, translated as MIVHIPEVLDKDQIAHCRGVMERAAWIDGRATAGHQSMRVKYNLQLPEDSLEHEKLGDMVCQALQKNPLFISAVLPHTIFPPLFNRYDAGMKFGTHVDNSIRQSRDGTRIRTDVSATLFLSGPDDYDGGELTVEDTYGSHSVKLPAGDLVVYPSDSLHYVTPITRGSRIASFFWIQSLIRDTRQRALLFDLDASIMRLTREVPDNPALVSLTATYHNLLRLWAEV; from the coding sequence ATGATTGTTCATATTCCAGAGGTTCTCGACAAGGATCAGATAGCCCATTGCCGCGGCGTGATGGAAAGGGCCGCTTGGATCGACGGGCGTGCGACGGCCGGTCATCAATCGATGCGGGTGAAATATAATCTGCAATTGCCCGAGGATAGCCTTGAGCATGAAAAGCTCGGCGATATGGTCTGTCAGGCTTTGCAGAAAAATCCTCTGTTTATCTCGGCGGTCCTGCCGCACACGATCTTTCCGCCGCTCTTCAATCGCTACGATGCAGGCATGAAATTCGGCACGCATGTCGACAATTCCATACGTCAATCGCGCGACGGCACGCGCATCCGCACGGATGTTTCTGCGACGCTGTTTCTGTCAGGTCCCGACGATTACGACGGCGGCGAGCTGACGGTCGAAGACACCTATGGCAGCCATAGCGTCAAGCTGCCTGCCGGCGATCTTGTCGTCTATCCGTCCGACAGTCTTCATTATGTCACGCCGATCACGCGCGGTTCACGTATTGCATCGTTTTTCTGGATTCAAAGCCTGATCCGCGATACACGCCAGCGGGCTCTGCTTTTCGATCTCGACGCGTCGATCATGCGTTTGACGCGTGAAGTGCCGGACAATCCAGCTCTTGTTTCACTCACCGCAACTTATCATAATCTGCTCCGGCTATGGGCAGAGGTTTGA
- the exbB gene encoding tonB-system energizer ExbB — translation MALVPAGIAHAQTDQASPAAQTQPVTGQIPHPDMNSSTPPAPPPANETPSAGETANKPAPAPEAAGHGPGNLPHDLSPWGMFLAADIIVKVVMVGLAFASLVTWTVGIAKGIELVTAKRRVLSALRKLASEPTLQTASEAFEHKRGPVRQMVNAAFHEAERSAGLPFEGVKDRAAALLTRIELRAGRSMTRGTGVLATIGATAPFVGLFGTVWGIMNSFIGISKANTTNLAVVAPGIAEALLATAIGLVAAIPAVVIYNLFARSITTYRAMLADASTEVMRHLSRDLDRQLFVPHEENERIVAMRRGAE, via the coding sequence ATGGCGCTTGTCCCTGCCGGCATCGCGCATGCGCAGACCGATCAAGCTTCGCCTGCCGCGCAAACGCAGCCGGTGACGGGACAAATTCCACATCCTGACATGAACTCTTCCACACCGCCCGCGCCGCCTCCTGCAAATGAAACACCATCTGCCGGCGAGACCGCGAATAAACCGGCGCCGGCTCCCGAAGCCGCGGGCCATGGTCCGGGCAACCTGCCGCATGATCTTTCGCCTTGGGGCATGTTCCTTGCCGCCGATATCATCGTCAAAGTGGTGATGGTCGGCTTGGCTTTCGCCTCGCTCGTGACGTGGACAGTCGGCATCGCCAAAGGCATTGAATTGGTGACGGCCAAGCGGCGCGTGCTCAGCGCATTGCGAAAGCTCGCGTCGGAGCCGACCTTGCAGACGGCCTCGGAGGCTTTCGAACATAAGCGCGGCCCTGTCCGGCAAATGGTGAACGCGGCTTTTCACGAGGCCGAGCGTTCCGCCGGCCTTCCCTTCGAAGGCGTCAAGGATCGCGCCGCCGCCTTGCTGACGCGCATCGAACTGCGTGCCGGCCGTTCGATGACGCGCGGCACCGGCGTGCTTGCGACCATCGGCGCGACGGCACCTTTCGTCGGTTTGTTCGGTACCGTCTGGGGCATCATGAACAGCTTCATCGGCATTTCGAAAGCAAACACCACCAATCTCGCCGTCGTCGCGCCTGGCATCGCCGAAGCGCTGCTTGCAACCGCGATCGGTCTCGTCGCCGCCATTCCCGCCGTCGTGATCTATAATCTGTTTGCGCGGTCGATTACGACCTATCGCGCCATGCTTGCCGATGCCTCGACCGAAGTGATGCGGCATCTGTCGCGCGATCTCGACAGACAGCTCTTCGTGCCGCACGAGGAAAACGAGCGCATCGTCGCGATGCGGCGCGGGGCGGAGTAG